In the genome of Amphiura filiformis chromosome 4, Afil_fr2py, whole genome shotgun sequence, one region contains:
- the LOC140151502 gene encoding uncharacterized protein — translation MTTVVQTTHTQPGGYPPPQQQGYPPQTGYPQSGYPPITVSGNPGRIERYNGKAGLVTGVLQICAGGILILFGIIALALGSWYSLGWSIWGSICFYIVAGILGVVSKNQNRCVIIAYMVMSILSAVGAGSQMIYDAAAAGNSRFLGSFYCGTYTWTWPYTSDGCSRQKSIIAMHSLSALTGLAEMIIAIIGAGYCCSGCCGTHTPTQTTVVTYGQPAPPAAQVTVVNATSYPPQGQAAPPLSYPQGQAAPPPSYPQAQAAPSASYPQGQAVPPPMNAYPPAYGQHQPMPQQPYVEPLK, via the exons AACAACTCATACGCAACCAGGGGGATACCCACCGCCCCAACAGCAAGGTTATCCACCTCAAACAGGCTATCCACAATCAGGATACCCACCCATAACTGTCTCGGGAAACCCTGGTCGCATCGAAAG ATACAATGGTAAGGCCGGTCTTGTGACAGGAGTTCTACAGATTTGTGCAGGTGGAATTCTCATCCTGTTTGGAATTATTGCTCTTGCTCTTGGATCTTGGTACAGTTTGGGCTGGAGCATTTGGGGAAGTATCTGT TTCTACATTGTGGCTGGTATTCTTGGTGTTGTTTCGAAGAACCAAAACAGATGTGTC ATTATTGCCTACATGGTTATGTCCATCTTATCTGCAGTGGGTGCCGGATCACAGATGATatatgatgctgctgctgctggtaATTCACGCTTTTTGGGCTCTTTCTACTGCGGTACATACACTTGGACGTGGCCGTATACCTCCGATGGTTGTAGCCGC CAAAAATCGATAATAGCGATGCACTCCCTCTCTGCTCTGACAGGTCTAGCAGAGATGATCATAGCTATCATTGGAGCAGGTTACTGCTGCTCCGGATGCTGCGGTACTCACACTCCCACACAGACCACAGTT GTTACATACGGGCAACCTGCTCCACCTGCTGCTCAAGTGACAGTGGTCAATGCTACGTCGTACCCTCCCCAGGGCCAGGCCGCTCCACCATTGTCTTATCCTCAGGGCCAGGCCGCTCCTCCGCCGTCTTATCCTCAGGCTCAGGCCGCTCCATCAGCATCTTATCCCCAGGGTCAGGCAGTGCCACCTCCCATGAATGCATATCCACCAG CCTACGGTCAGCACCAACCGATGCCACAACAACCGTACGTGGAACCACTGAAATAG